Proteins encoded in a region of the Rutidosis leptorrhynchoides isolate AG116_Rl617_1_P2 chromosome 9, CSIRO_AGI_Rlap_v1, whole genome shotgun sequence genome:
- the LOC139869273 gene encoding uncharacterized protein, protein MPTDLIFQACFLLITVFMFLWMQKIPQNLFTKFRYRNRSSYDAKRHFIIGAQLLSKSNATKDRTTSIKLAKSASDEADKAISLDPTDAASHILKALALEAQGFSTSAVESLDVALSPLTAKSLSSTERGDALFKRAEIKMKGSKRGRVDSAVSDLVESVKIKGDNAKAYRLLGECYEKKDMKEEAVEAYERAVRIDPENVQARDALKLLLASTQ, encoded by the coding sequence ATGCCAACTGATCTAATCTTTCAAGCATGTTTCCTCCTCATCACAGTCTTCATGTTCTTATGGATGCAAAAAATACCTCAAAATCTCTTCACCAAATTCCGTTACAGAAACCGCTCCAGCTACGATGCTAAACGCCATTTCATAATCGGCGCTCAATTATTATCGAAATCAAATGCAACAAAGGACCGTACAACTTCAATCAAATTAGCGAAATCAGCTTCTGATGAAGCCGACAAAGCGATCTCACTCGATCCAACCGACGCGGCATCGCACATACTAAAAGCACTTGCACTTGAAGCACAAGGTTTTAGTACGTCAGCGGTGGAATCACTCGATGTCGCGCTTTCACCGTTGACGGCGAAATCGTTGAGTAGTACGGAAAGAGGTGATGCGTTGTTTAAACGCGCCGAAATTAAAATGAAAGGAAGTAAGAGAGGCCGAGTTGACTCGGCGGTTAGCGATTTAGTTGAATCGGTAAAAATAAAAGGCGATAATGCAAAAGCGTATAGGTTGTTAGGAGAGTGTTACGAGAAGAAGGATATGAAAGAAGAGGCTGTCGAGGCTTATGAGCGTGCGGTTCGTATTGATCCTGAAAACGTTCAAGCTCGTGATGCGTTGAAACTGTTGTTAGCTTCAACACAATGA